From a region of the Candidatus Brocadia sp. genome:
- a CDS encoding TIGR03663 family protein — MYTSMCQHRKDKIRLPLAFFLPLLTASLIRFWDIGLRPFHSDEGVNSFFLLNLFNKNYYHYDPANYHGPFLYYLGLIPFFIFGLSDFAFRFMPALFGIMVVALLYPLRKKFGTMGILTAGLLIALSPTMSFFSRDTIHEMYFIFFSLAVVVSFFLYSETRKSRHIYFSAASLAFLVTIKETYIITFVVFAVSLTIAYCCTLVLLAQGARLQYAKNVFASFAADCKKNQYAIGISIGVFLGINFLFYSSFFTYYAGIKGILSTLKIWTKTGTHAGGHAKPFFYYFTLLYKFELPILILGIAGLYCAFRRGSKLTVFVSSWAILIYLTYSFIPYKTPWLVINILLPLSLLAGIFISNILRAVTKKWQYAVFYPLYLGIFGFSCYQSLMLNFFNYDDERYELVYVQTKRDIYHLLDRLQSLSKAQGNDMPINIVSKEYWPLPWYLRDYKNAKFWGGIIENPNAPVILVDKNNEAELKKKLKGDYRQERFVLRPGVMLVAYIQESLYETGLTERGKAADQPVAAISKEKLAEGLNVKYYDTIECTGTPFLSRVEKGAISFAYHNETQKPYRSPFCIEWEGYLSIPEKGTYQFATRSDDGSVVYLDGSVVVDNDDIHAARYIFGIISLGKGMHHVRIKYFDGGGGAVMEFLWKPPGGRESLVPGHLLFHTK; from the coding sequence ATGTATACATCAATGTGCCAACACCGAAAAGATAAAATACGGTTACCGCTAGCATTTTTTCTTCCCCTTTTGACAGCGTCTCTGATCCGTTTCTGGGATATCGGTCTCAGGCCGTTTCACTCAGACGAAGGAGTGAATAGTTTCTTTCTGTTAAATTTGTTCAATAAAAATTATTACCACTATGACCCCGCTAACTATCACGGCCCTTTTCTCTACTATCTGGGACTGATCCCTTTCTTTATTTTCGGCCTTTCTGATTTTGCATTCCGTTTCATGCCCGCCTTGTTTGGCATTATGGTCGTTGCACTCTTGTATCCGCTCCGAAAAAAATTTGGCACGATGGGTATCCTTACGGCAGGACTGCTCATCGCCCTCTCTCCGACAATGTCTTTCTTCTCAAGAGACACCATCCACGAAATGTACTTCATCTTTTTTTCCCTGGCAGTCGTGGTCTCTTTTTTCCTGTACTCCGAAACGCGGAAATCAAGGCATATCTATTTTAGTGCAGCAAGCCTTGCCTTTCTTGTTACCATAAAAGAAACGTACATCATCACTTTTGTTGTCTTTGCCGTGTCTCTGACCATAGCGTATTGCTGTACCCTGGTATTGTTAGCTCAGGGCGCCAGATTGCAATACGCTAAAAACGTTTTCGCCTCATTTGCTGCTGATTGCAAGAAAAACCAATACGCCATTGGCATCAGCATCGGTGTATTTTTAGGCATCAACTTTCTCTTCTATTCATCATTTTTTACGTATTACGCAGGTATTAAAGGCATTTTAAGTACGCTCAAGATATGGACAAAAACAGGCACCCACGCCGGCGGGCATGCGAAGCCGTTCTTTTATTATTTTACCTTGCTTTACAAATTTGAATTGCCCATACTGATCCTGGGAATCGCCGGATTGTATTGCGCATTCAGGCGGGGAAGCAAACTTACTGTTTTCGTATCATCCTGGGCGATTCTCATCTACCTTACCTATTCATTCATACCGTACAAAACCCCGTGGTTAGTGATCAACATCTTACTCCCCCTCTCTCTTCTGGCTGGGATTTTCATCAGCAATATACTCCGCGCCGTTACAAAGAAATGGCAGTATGCAGTCTTTTATCCCCTCTACCTTGGCATCTTTGGTTTTTCCTGTTATCAGTCTCTTATGCTGAATTTCTTCAATTATGATGACGAACGTTATGAGCTTGTCTATGTGCAAACCAAACGTGATATTTATCACCTCTTAGACAGGTTACAATCTCTTTCCAAGGCACAGGGAAATGACATGCCCATCAATATCGTATCAAAAGAATACTGGCCGCTACCATGGTACCTCAGAGACTATAAAAATGCCAAATTCTGGGGTGGCATTATTGAAAATCCCAATGCCCCTGTCATTTTAGTTGACAAAAACAATGAAGCAGAGTTAAAGAAAAAATTGAAGGGGGATTACCGGCAGGAACGGTTTGTCCTGCGACCGGGCGTTATGCTCGTTGCTTACATACAAGAGAGCCTGTACGAGACAGGGCTTACTGAAAGAGGAAAAGCAGCCGATCAACCGGTTGCTGCCATTTCAAAAGAAAAATTAGCGGAAGGGTTGAACGTAAAATACTATGATACGATAGAATGTACCGGAACGCCCTTTTTGTCCCGTGTGGAAAAAGGAGCAATTTCCTTTGCCTATCACAATGAAACACAAAAACCCTACCGATCTCCTTTCTGTATAGAATGGGAAGGATACCTCTCTATTCCAGAAAAAGGGACTTATCAATTTGCGACAAGATCTGATGATGGTTCTGTGGTTTACCTTGATGGGAGTGTCGTTGTGGACAATGACGACATTCATGCGGCAAGATATATTTTCGGAATTATCTCTCTGGGGAAAGGGATGCACCATGTGCGGATAAAATATTTTGATGGAGGAGGAGGCGCTGTTATGGAATTTCTGTGGAAACCGCCAGGCGGAAGGGAATCGCTCGTTCCTGGCCACCTTTTATTCCATACAAAGTAA
- a CDS encoding glycosyltransferase family 2 protein: MNECLLSIVIPAYNEEKRLLVTVSKVCAYLAQKGFSCEIIVVDDGSTDNTAQIIKEIAGQNDHVVVLTNDRNYGKGCAVRKGMLSAKGEYVFFSDADLSTPIEEIEKFLPYLFGDYDVVIGSRSMSDSEIAIHQPWYRERMGKTFNFIVNLVLLKGIVDTQCGFKGFKKEAAQKVFSKGIIDGFSFDVEVLYLSRKWNFKIKEIPIRWKNSSLSKVKPVRHSLQMLRDLFIIKIQDFKGQYR; this comes from the coding sequence ATGAATGAATGCCTCCTCTCAATCGTTATTCCTGCGTATAACGAGGAAAAGAGACTGTTGGTGACCGTGAGCAAGGTTTGTGCATACCTTGCTCAAAAAGGGTTCTCTTGCGAAATCATTGTGGTGGACGACGGCTCTACCGACAATACCGCACAAATAATAAAAGAAATTGCAGGACAAAACGATCACGTTGTCGTTTTGACAAATGATCGGAATTACGGTAAAGGTTGTGCCGTGCGGAAAGGGATGTTATCTGCAAAGGGAGAGTATGTCTTTTTTAGTGATGCGGACCTTTCCACCCCAATTGAGGAAATAGAAAAATTTTTGCCGTATCTTTTCGGTGATTATGATGTGGTTATTGGATCGCGAAGCATGTCGGATTCTGAAATTGCCATCCATCAACCCTGGTATCGGGAGAGAATGGGTAAAACCTTTAATTTCATCGTAAATCTGGTGTTGCTAAAAGGAATTGTCGATACGCAGTGTGGTTTTAAAGGATTCAAAAAGGAAGCGGCACAAAAGGTCTTTAGCAAGGGTATTATCGATGGCTTTTCCTTTGACGTGGAGGTGTTGTATCTATCGCGGAAATGGAATTTTAAGATTAAGGAAATTCCTATTCGTTGGAAAAATTCTTCTTTGAGTAAGGTAAAACCTGTTCGGCATTCCTTGCAGATGCTGAGGGATTTGTTCATAATAAAAATACAAGATTTCAAGGGACAGTACCGATGA